The following proteins are encoded in a genomic region of Bradyrhizobium sp. SK17:
- a CDS encoding DUF2147 domain-containing protein, translated as MNFLVRMFLRSLVAALLMSSTGRAETIPADPSGTWLTENGQARIRLERCGTARDRICGFIVWMKEPVDPRGQPLRDSLNPDPDKRARALLGHQLILGLKLTPEGRFDGDIYNAEDGKSYAVSLWRDRSDQLKLKGCLIRFLCQTQTWTQTLDVQSGQLVGLTGDAGGPRADKEWASLPAQAKAKSAAK; from the coding sequence ATGAACTTTCTGGTTCGCATGTTTCTGCGCAGCCTGGTCGCCGCGCTGCTGATGAGCTCGACCGGCCGCGCCGAGACGATCCCAGCCGATCCGAGCGGCACCTGGCTGACCGAGAACGGACAGGCCCGCATCCGCCTCGAGCGCTGTGGCACCGCGCGTGACCGCATCTGCGGATTCATCGTGTGGATGAAGGAGCCGGTCGATCCGCGCGGCCAGCCGCTTCGCGACAGCCTCAATCCCGATCCCGACAAGCGAGCCCGTGCGCTGCTCGGCCATCAGTTGATCCTGGGATTGAAGCTGACGCCGGAGGGGAGGTTCGACGGCGACATCTACAATGCGGAGGATGGCAAGTCCTATGCGGTCTCGCTGTGGCGCGATAGGTCCGACCAGCTCAAGCTCAAGGGGTGTTTGATCAGGTTTCTATGCCAGACCCAGACCTGGACGCAGACGCTCGACGTGCAGTCCGGACAGCTTGTCGGTCTGACCGGTGATGCCGGCGGCCCGCGCGCCGACAAGGAATGGGCGTCGCTGCCTGCTCAGGCGAAGGCGAAGTCGGCGGCGAAGTGA
- a CDS encoding ABC transporter substrate-binding protein yields MTTTLARRHAVLFVCAALSLAAPAFAQDKNVKIGVLNDMSGLYADIGGPNSVAAANMAVEDSGLRAKGWKIEVVSGDHQNKPDVGVNIARNWIDNEKVDIITDTPNSGVALAVSNLAKEKNSIVLNSGAATADLTGKACNANTISYTFDTYMLANGTGKALTKAGGDTWFFLTADYAFGHALERDTSAVVTANGGKVLGGVKHPLNTADFSSFLLQAQASKAKVIGLANAGGDTTNAIKQASEFGITAGGQKLAALLLFVNDVHALGLKIAQGLTFTESFYWDMNDQTRAWSKRFQKVSPKGSMPSMTVAGVYAGVLHYLKALDAMGGNPHDGAKVVAKMKEIPTDDPLFGKGPLRIDGRRIIPAYLFEVKKPEESKYPWDYYKLIATISPEDAAKPLEASDCPLVKK; encoded by the coding sequence ATGACGACGACGCTCGCGCGGCGCCACGCCGTGCTTTTCGTTTGCGCTGCACTCAGCCTTGCAGCTCCTGCCTTCGCTCAAGACAAGAACGTCAAGATCGGCGTGCTGAACGACATGTCGGGCCTCTATGCCGACATCGGCGGCCCGAACTCGGTGGCGGCCGCCAACATGGCGGTGGAAGATTCCGGCCTGCGCGCCAAGGGCTGGAAGATCGAGGTGGTCAGCGGCGACCACCAGAACAAGCCCGACGTCGGCGTCAACATCGCGCGCAACTGGATCGACAATGAGAAGGTCGACATCATCACCGACACGCCGAACTCCGGCGTCGCGCTGGCGGTCAGCAACCTCGCCAAGGAGAAGAACTCGATCGTGCTCAATTCGGGGGCTGCGACCGCCGACCTCACCGGCAAGGCCTGCAACGCCAACACGATCTCCTACACGTTCGACACCTATATGCTCGCCAACGGCACCGGCAAGGCGCTGACCAAAGCGGGCGGCGACACCTGGTTCTTCCTCACCGCCGACTACGCCTTCGGCCATGCGCTGGAGCGCGACACCTCGGCGGTCGTCACCGCCAACGGCGGCAAGGTGCTCGGCGGCGTCAAGCACCCGCTCAACACCGCGGACTTCTCCTCGTTCCTGCTGCAGGCGCAGGCCTCCAAGGCCAAGGTCATCGGGCTTGCCAATGCCGGCGGCGACACCACCAACGCGATCAAGCAGGCGTCCGAATTCGGCATCACCGCCGGCGGGCAGAAGCTCGCGGCGCTGTTGCTGTTCGTCAACGACGTGCACGCGCTGGGCCTGAAGATCGCCCAGGGCCTCACCTTCACCGAGTCGTTCTACTGGGACATGAACGACCAGACCCGCGCCTGGTCGAAGCGCTTCCAGAAGGTCTCGCCGAAGGGCTCGATGCCTTCGATGACGGTGGCCGGCGTCTATGCCGGCGTGCTGCATTACCTGAAGGCGCTGGACGCGATGGGCGGCAATCCGCATGACGGCGCCAAGGTGGTCGCCAAGATGAAGGAGATCCCGACCGACGATCCGCTGTTCGGCAAGGGCCCGTTGCGGATCGATGGCCGTCGTATCATCCCGGCCTATTTGTTCGAGGTGAAGAAGCCGGAAGAGTCGAAGTATCCCTGGGACTATTACAAGCTGATCGCCACCATCTCGCCGGAGGACGCTGCCAAGCCGCTCGAGGCCAGCGACTGTCCGCTGGTGAAGAAATAG
- a CDS encoding SDR family NAD(P)-dependent oxidoreductase, whose amino-acid sequence MTKPLASRIALVTGASRGIGYATAVALAKAGAHVVAVARTQGGLEELDDAIRKDGGSATLVPLSLTDYDGIARLGLALHERHGKLDILVGNAGTAGPSSPLGHIELKPWNDVFAINVTANFQLIRCMDPLLRQSDAGRAVFVTSGAAHKANAYLGPYAASKAALEALVRSWANETANTALRVNLFSPGPIRTRMRAQVFPGEDPMTLDTPEMAAEFIVPMCAPAWTETGRLYDYKAKTLRSFQPPA is encoded by the coding sequence ATGACAAAACCCCTCGCCTCCCGTATCGCCCTCGTGACCGGCGCCTCGCGCGGCATCGGCTATGCGACCGCAGTGGCACTTGCAAAAGCCGGCGCGCATGTCGTGGCGGTGGCGCGCACCCAGGGCGGGCTGGAAGAGCTCGACGACGCGATCCGCAAGGACGGCGGCAGCGCCACGCTGGTGCCGCTCTCGCTCACCGACTACGACGGCATCGCCCGGCTCGGGCTCGCGCTGCATGAACGTCACGGCAAGCTCGACATCCTCGTCGGCAATGCCGGCACCGCGGGACCGTCGTCGCCGCTCGGCCACATCGAGCTGAAGCCGTGGAACGACGTGTTCGCGATCAACGTCACCGCCAATTTCCAATTGATCCGCTGCATGGACCCGCTGCTGCGGCAGTCCGACGCCGGCCGCGCCGTGTTCGTGACGTCGGGCGCGGCACACAAGGCCAACGCCTATCTCGGCCCCTATGCGGCCTCGAAGGCCGCGCTGGAGGCACTGGTGCGCTCCTGGGCCAACGAGACCGCCAACACGGCGTTGCGCGTCAATCTGTTCAGCCCCGGCCCGATCCGCACAAGAATGCGCGCGCAGGTGTTTCCCGGCGAAGACCCGATGACACTGGATACGCCCGAGATGGCGGCCGAATTCATCGTGCCGATGTGCGCGCCCGCCTGGACCGAGACCGGCAGGCTGTACGATTACAAGGCGAAGACGCTGCGGAGTTTCCAGCCGCCGGCGTAA